A window of Ipomoea triloba cultivar NCNSP0323 chromosome 2, ASM357664v1 contains these coding sequences:
- the LOC116010951 gene encoding DCN1-like protein 5, whose amino-acid sequence MGRGKSKKGAASKKRAAVSSPPPPPDPVISEADKELERIDKLFYTYANDSSGLIDPEGIEILCSHLGVDHTDIRMLILAWKMQAGRQGYFTLEEWRNGAKELKADTIENLKKAFGQLEEELESPSNFVDFYAYAFQYCLTEHNQKCIETEIVCVLLDLVLGPRFQPQVAALVEYIQIQKDYKVITMDQWLGFNRFLSEISFPDFSNYDEELAWPLILDDFVDWMREKQC is encoded by the exons ATGGGTCGTGGTAAGTCCAAGAAAGGCGCAGCGTCCAAGAAACGCGCCGCCGTTTCTTCCCCTCCACCGCCGCCGGATCCCGTCATCTCCG AAGCAGATAAGGAGTTAGAACGAATTGATAAACTGTTCTATACATATGCTAATGATTCATCTGGCTTGATTGA CCCTGAAGGGATTGAAATTCTGTGCTCACATCTGGGAGTTGACCATACTGACATCAGGATGCTAATTCTTGCATG GAAAATGCAAGCTGGAAGACAAGGCTATTTTACTCTG GAGGAATGGCGAAATGGGGCTAAAGAGCTAAAGGCTGATACAATAGAGAATCTAAAGAAGGCATTTGGACAGCTTGAGGAGGAG CTGGAAAGTCCATCAAACTTTGTAGACTTCTATGCCTATGCATTTCAGTATTGCTTAACAG AGCATAATCAGAAGTGCATCGAGACTGAAATCGTTTGTGTACTTCTGGATCTCGTGTTAGGCCCCCGATTTCAACCACAAGTTGCAGCACTTGTTGAGTATATACAG ATTCAGAAAGATTACAAGGTTATAACCATGGATCAGTGGCTTGGATTTAACAGGTTTCTCAGTGAG ATTAGCTTCCCAGATTTCAGCAATTATGATGAAGAGCTTGCTTGGCCGTTGATCCTGGACGATTTTGTTGACTGGATGAGAGAAAAGCAGTGCTAG